One window of the Takifugu rubripes chromosome 13, fTakRub1.2, whole genome shotgun sequence genome contains the following:
- the LOC105417258 gene encoding titin-like isoform X2: MKMGLLGFVRLLVLSICLLDAEVHCLKTEKGHVQAGQATVAVQKANETYKEWNGTSYHPVDRRSVGSQNGAERVRGLISVWRDETALGKEKEKPHIRARSPPRKIVRPQVQQKKPNEAVKKGPVSGSLSPPRKIVRPQVQQKRPTEAVKKGPVSGSLSPPRKIVRPQVQQKKPNEAVKKGPVSGSLSPPRKIVRPQVQQKKPTEAVKKGPVSGSLSPPRKIVRPQVQQKRPTEAVKKGPVSGSLSPPRKIVRPQVQQKRPTEAVKKGPVSGSLSPPRKIVRPQVQQKKPTEAVKKGPVSGSLSPPRKIVRPQVQQKKPTEAVKKGPVSGSLSPPRKIVRPQVQQKRPTEAVKKGPVSGSLSPPRKIVRPQVQQKKPTEAVKKGPVSGSLSPPRKIVRPQVQQKKPTEAVKKGPVSGSLSPPRKIVRPQVQQKKPTEAVKKGPVSGSLSPPRKIVRPQVQQKKPTEAVKKGPVSGSLSPPRKIVRPQVQQKKPTEAVKKGPVSGSLSPPRKIVRPQVQQKKPTEAVKKGPVSGGSLVVKDGKRKSNASQSPRGYVSVELSRGKGYAYVRHIKPGSDTRQQMAERTSSDRHFNLESEYSPRKQSGSWRLFHPHRAQKQGKFSPFQRLSGEHPRNDEYLSSNTFGETTVLSELNYTSVPLSPGDSSTISTAHLPTEGQIVGFEHQASTWEYQTLALPSQGPSLQATEKVSIAEVQQKLKLPLGTKAAD; this comes from the exons ATGAAAATGGGGCTTCTGGGTTTTGTTAG GCTGCTTGTGCTTTCTATTTGCCTGCTGGATGCTGAGGTACATTGtttgaagacagaaaaag gACATGTCCAGGCAGgtcaagcaacagtggcagttCAAAAGGCTAATGAGACCTATAAAGAATGGAATGGTACCAGTTACCACCCAGTTGATCGTAGGTCTGTAGGTTCTCAAAATG GAGCGGAAAGAGTGAGGGGTCTTATTTCTGTTTGGAGAGATGAGACTGCTTTaggaaaagagaaggaaaagccTCACATTCGTGCACGAAGCCCCCCAAGAAAGATTGTACGTCCACAAGTACAACAGAAAAAGCCAAATGAAGCTGTGAAGAAGGGACCTGTTTCTGGAAGTTTAAGCCCCCCAAGGAAGATTGTACGTCCACAAGTACAACAGAAAAGGCCGACTGAAGCTGTAAAGAAGGGACCTGTTTCTGGAAGTTTAAGCCCCCCAAGGAAGATTGTACGTCCACAGGTACAACAGAAAAAGCCAAATGAAGCTGTAAAGAAGGGACCTGTTTCTGGAAGTTTAAGCCCCCCAAGGAAGATTGTACGTCCACAGGTACAACAGAAAAAGCCGACTGAAGCTGTAAAGAAGGGACCTGTTTCTGGAAGTTTAAGCCCCCCAAGGAAGATTGTACGTCCACAAGTACAACAGAAAAGGCCGACTGAAGCTGTAAAGAAGGGACCTGTTTCTGGAAGTTTAAGCCCCCCAAGGAAGATTGTACGTCCACAAGTACAACAGAAAAGGCCGACTGAAGCTGTAAAGAAGGGACCTGTTTCTGGAAGTTTAAGCCCCCCAAGGAAGATTGTACGTCCACAGGTACAACAGAAAAAGCCGACTGAAGCTGTAAAGAAGGGACCTGTTTCTGGAAGTTTAAGCCCCCCAAGGAAGATTGTACGTCCACAGGTACAACAGAAAAAGCCGACTGAAGCTGTAAAGAAGGGACCTGTTTCTGGAAGTTTAAGCCCCCCAAGGAAGATTGTACGTCCACAGGTACAACAGAAAAGGCCGACTGAAGCTGTAAAGAAGGGACCTGTTTCTGGAAGTTTAAGCCCCCCAAGGAAGATTGTACGTCCACAGGTACAACAGAAAAAGCCGACTGAAGCTGTAAAGAAGGGACCTGTTTCTGGAAGTTTAAGCCCCCCAAGGAAGATTGTACGTCCACAGGTACAACAGAAAAAGCCGACTGAAGCTGTAAAGAAGGGACCTGTTTCTGGAAGTTTAAGCCCCCCAAGGAAGATTGTACGTCCACAGGTACAACAGAAAAAGCCGACTGAAGCTGTAAAGAAGGGGCCTGTTTCTGGAAGTTTAAGCCCCCCAAGGAAGATTGTACGTCCACAGGTACAACAGAAAAAGCCGACTGAAGCTGTAAAGAAGGGACCTGTTTCTGGAAGTTTAAGCCCCCCAAGGAAGATTGTACGTCCACAGGTACAACAGAAAAAGCCGACTGAAGCTGTAAAGAAGGGACCTGTTTCTGGAAGTTTAAGCCCCCCAAGGAAGATTGTACGTCCACAGGTACAACAGAAAAAGCCGACTGAAGCTGTGAAGAAGGGACCTGTTTCTGGTGGAAGTTTGGTAGTAAAAGATGGCAAGCGCAAGTCTAATGCATCCCAGAGTCCTAGAGGATATGTCAGTGTAGAGCTGTCCAGAGGGAAAGGATATGCCTACGTTCGCCACATCAAGCCTGGCTCTGACACAAGGCAACAAATGGCTGAGAGGACATCAAGTGACAGACACTTCAATCTTGAGTCTGAGTACAGCCCAAGAAAACAGTCCGGCAGCTGGCGTCTCTTTCACCCACATAGAGCACAAAAACAGGGAAAGTTCAGTCCTTTCCAAAGACTTTCAGGAGAGCACCCTCGTAATGATGAATATTTATCCTCCAATACATTTGGAGAGACGACCGTACTTTCTGAGTTGAACTACACAAGTGTCCCTTTGTCTCCTGGAGATTCAAGCACCATTTCCACTGCACACCTGCCAACTGAGGGCCAGATAGTGGGGTTTGAACATCAAGCATCAACTTGGGAATACCAGACTTTGGCTCTCCCCTCACAGGGACCAAGTCTGCAGGCTACAGAAAAAGTAAGCATCGCTGAAGTCCAGCAGAAGTTGAAGCTTCCCTTAGGAACCAAGGCTGCAGACTAG
- the htatip2 gene encoding oxidoreductase HTATIP2 isoform X2: MSVIELLCDALRKALWFFSVIIVVVAVVLYHLEDPGSTKYDSMAEDMKTLEENFREENKSCFILGASGETGKLLLREVLERNIFSRVTLIGRRKLTFEEETYKNVVQEVVDFEKLDDYAAAFQGHDVGYCCLGTTRAKVGADGFIRVDHDYVLKSAELAKSGGCTQFHLESSRGADKNSSFLYLKVKGQVESEIEALGFDRFAVYRPGVLLVDRQESRPAEWLARKFFCALSTLGSNSMSVPIQMVVKAMVSNTLLQPENKTEILENKDIIGLGKPAEK; encoded by the exons ATGTCTGTGATCGAATTACTGTGCGACGCTCTCAGAAAAGCTCTCTGGTTCTTTTCTGTCATTATTGTTGTCGTCGCAGTCGTTCTGTATCACCTCGAGGACCCTGGTTCCACTAAATACGACAG CATGGCAGAGGACATGAAGACCCTGGAGGAAAATTTcagggaggaaaacaaaagctgTTTCATCCTCGGTGCTTCTGGAGAGACGGGAAAGCTGCTGCTCCGAGAGGTGCTGGAGCGAAACATCTTCTCCAGGGTGACCCTCATCGGAAGGAGGAAGCTCACCTTTGAGGAGGAGACGTACAAAAACGTG GTGCAGGAAGTGGTGGACTTTGAAAAGCTTGATGACTATGCTGCTGCCTTCCAGGGTCATGATGTAGGATATTGCTGCCTGGGAACCACCAGAGCCAAAGTCGGGGCT GACGGATTCATCCGTGTCGATCATGACTATGTACTTAAATCTGCCGAGCTTGCCAAGTCAGGAGGCTGCACACAGTTCCACCTGGAGTCCTCCAGAGGAGCCGATAAAAACAGCAGTTTCCTTTATCTCAAAGTCAAG GGACAAGTGGAATCAGAGATCGAAGCGCTTGGTTTTGACAGATTTGCCGTTTACAGACCAGG CGTTTTGTTGGTAGACAGGCAGGAGAGTCGACCTGCTGAGTGGCTCGCCAGGAAGTTCTTCTGTGCTCTGTCAACACTGGGTTCCAATTCCATGTCTGTTCCAATCCAAATGGTGGTCAAAGCCATGGTTTCAAACACTCTGCTGCAGCCCGAGAATAAGACAGAGATCCTGGAAAACAAAGACATCATTGGTTTGGGAAAGCCTGCAGAGAAATAA
- the LOC105417258 gene encoding titin-like isoform X1: protein MKMGLLGFVRLLVLSICLLDAEVHCLKTEKGHVQAGQATVAVQKANETYKEWNGTSYHPVDRRSVGSQNAPPKQVSHSKFGQAGQRAAVNKPPVRKLTQPRSALGAERVRGLISVWRDETALGKEKEKPHIRARSPPRKIVRPQVQQKKPNEAVKKGPVSGSLSPPRKIVRPQVQQKRPTEAVKKGPVSGSLSPPRKIVRPQVQQKKPNEAVKKGPVSGSLSPPRKIVRPQVQQKKPTEAVKKGPVSGSLSPPRKIVRPQVQQKRPTEAVKKGPVSGSLSPPRKIVRPQVQQKRPTEAVKKGPVSGSLSPPRKIVRPQVQQKKPTEAVKKGPVSGSLSPPRKIVRPQVQQKKPTEAVKKGPVSGSLSPPRKIVRPQVQQKRPTEAVKKGPVSGSLSPPRKIVRPQVQQKKPTEAVKKGPVSGSLSPPRKIVRPQVQQKKPTEAVKKGPVSGSLSPPRKIVRPQVQQKKPTEAVKKGPVSGSLSPPRKIVRPQVQQKKPTEAVKKGPVSGSLSPPRKIVRPQVQQKKPTEAVKKGPVSGSLSPPRKIVRPQVQQKKPTEAVKKGPVSGGSLVVKDGKRKSNASQSPRGYVSVELSRGKGYAYVRHIKPGSDTRQQMAERTSSDRHFNLESEYSPRKQSGSWRLFHPHRAQKQGKFSPFQRLSGEHPRNDEYLSSNTFGETTVLSELNYTSVPLSPGDSSTISTAHLPTEGQIVGFEHQASTWEYQTLALPSQGPSLQATEKVSIAEVQQKLKLPLGTKAAD from the exons ATGAAAATGGGGCTTCTGGGTTTTGTTAG GCTGCTTGTGCTTTCTATTTGCCTGCTGGATGCTGAGGTACATTGtttgaagacagaaaaag gACATGTCCAGGCAGgtcaagcaacagtggcagttCAAAAGGCTAATGAGACCTATAAAGAATGGAATGGTACCAGTTACCACCCAGTTGATCGTAGGTCTGTAGGTTCTCAAAATGCTCCCCCAAAACAAGTCAGCCATTCTAAATTTGGCCAAGCAGGACAACGTgctgcagtgaacaaaccaccgGTAAGAAAATTGACTCAACCCAGATCTGCCTTAGGAGCGGAAAGAGTGAGGGGTCTTATTTCTGTTTGGAGAGATGAGACTGCTTTaggaaaagagaaggaaaagccTCACATTCGTGCACGAAGCCCCCCAAGAAAGATTGTACGTCCACAAGTACAACAGAAAAAGCCAAATGAAGCTGTGAAGAAGGGACCTGTTTCTGGAAGTTTAAGCCCCCCAAGGAAGATTGTACGTCCACAAGTACAACAGAAAAGGCCGACTGAAGCTGTAAAGAAGGGACCTGTTTCTGGAAGTTTAAGCCCCCCAAGGAAGATTGTACGTCCACAGGTACAACAGAAAAAGCCAAATGAAGCTGTAAAGAAGGGACCTGTTTCTGGAAGTTTAAGCCCCCCAAGGAAGATTGTACGTCCACAGGTACAACAGAAAAAGCCGACTGAAGCTGTAAAGAAGGGACCTGTTTCTGGAAGTTTAAGCCCCCCAAGGAAGATTGTACGTCCACAAGTACAACAGAAAAGGCCGACTGAAGCTGTAAAGAAGGGACCTGTTTCTGGAAGTTTAAGCCCCCCAAGGAAGATTGTACGTCCACAAGTACAACAGAAAAGGCCGACTGAAGCTGTAAAGAAGGGACCTGTTTCTGGAAGTTTAAGCCCCCCAAGGAAGATTGTACGTCCACAGGTACAACAGAAAAAGCCGACTGAAGCTGTAAAGAAGGGACCTGTTTCTGGAAGTTTAAGCCCCCCAAGGAAGATTGTACGTCCACAGGTACAACAGAAAAAGCCGACTGAAGCTGTAAAGAAGGGACCTGTTTCTGGAAGTTTAAGCCCCCCAAGGAAGATTGTACGTCCACAGGTACAACAGAAAAGGCCGACTGAAGCTGTAAAGAAGGGACCTGTTTCTGGAAGTTTAAGCCCCCCAAGGAAGATTGTACGTCCACAGGTACAACAGAAAAAGCCGACTGAAGCTGTAAAGAAGGGACCTGTTTCTGGAAGTTTAAGCCCCCCAAGGAAGATTGTACGTCCACAGGTACAACAGAAAAAGCCGACTGAAGCTGTAAAGAAGGGACCTGTTTCTGGAAGTTTAAGCCCCCCAAGGAAGATTGTACGTCCACAGGTACAACAGAAAAAGCCGACTGAAGCTGTAAAGAAGGGGCCTGTTTCTGGAAGTTTAAGCCCCCCAAGGAAGATTGTACGTCCACAGGTACAACAGAAAAAGCCGACTGAAGCTGTAAAGAAGGGACCTGTTTCTGGAAGTTTAAGCCCCCCAAGGAAGATTGTACGTCCACAGGTACAACAGAAAAAGCCGACTGAAGCTGTAAAGAAGGGACCTGTTTCTGGAAGTTTAAGCCCCCCAAGGAAGATTGTACGTCCACAGGTACAACAGAAAAAGCCGACTGAAGCTGTGAAGAAGGGACCTGTTTCTGGTGGAAGTTTGGTAGTAAAAGATGGCAAGCGCAAGTCTAATGCATCCCAGAGTCCTAGAGGATATGTCAGTGTAGAGCTGTCCAGAGGGAAAGGATATGCCTACGTTCGCCACATCAAGCCTGGCTCTGACACAAGGCAACAAATGGCTGAGAGGACATCAAGTGACAGACACTTCAATCTTGAGTCTGAGTACAGCCCAAGAAAACAGTCCGGCAGCTGGCGTCTCTTTCACCCACATAGAGCACAAAAACAGGGAAAGTTCAGTCCTTTCCAAAGACTTTCAGGAGAGCACCCTCGTAATGATGAATATTTATCCTCCAATACATTTGGAGAGACGACCGTACTTTCTGAGTTGAACTACACAAGTGTCCCTTTGTCTCCTGGAGATTCAAGCACCATTTCCACTGCACACCTGCCAACTGAGGGCCAGATAGTGGGGTTTGAACATCAAGCATCAACTTGGGAATACCAGACTTTGGCTCTCCCCTCACAGGGACCAAGTCTGCAGGCTACAGAAAAAGTAAGCATCGCTGAAGTCCAGCAGAAGTTGAAGCTTCCCTTAGGAACCAAGGCTGCAGACTAG
- the htatip2 gene encoding oxidoreductase HTATIP2 isoform X3, producing MKQTGIVLYHLEDPGSTKYDSMAEDMKTLEENFREENKSCFILGASGETGKLLLREVLERNIFSRVTLIGRRKLTFEEETYKNVVQEVVDFEKLDDYAAAFQGHDVGYCCLGTTRAKVGADGFIRVDHDYVLKSAELAKSGGCTQFHLESSRGADKNSSFLYLKVKGQVESEIEALGFDRFAVYRPGVLLVDRQESRPAEWLARKFFCALSTLGSNSMSVPIQMVVKAMVSNTLLQPENKTEILENKDIIGLGKPAEK from the exons atgaagcaaacaggaa TCGTTCTGTATCACCTCGAGGACCCTGGTTCCACTAAATACGACAG CATGGCAGAGGACATGAAGACCCTGGAGGAAAATTTcagggaggaaaacaaaagctgTTTCATCCTCGGTGCTTCTGGAGAGACGGGAAAGCTGCTGCTCCGAGAGGTGCTGGAGCGAAACATCTTCTCCAGGGTGACCCTCATCGGAAGGAGGAAGCTCACCTTTGAGGAGGAGACGTACAAAAACGTG GTGCAGGAAGTGGTGGACTTTGAAAAGCTTGATGACTATGCTGCTGCCTTCCAGGGTCATGATGTAGGATATTGCTGCCTGGGAACCACCAGAGCCAAAGTCGGGGCT GACGGATTCATCCGTGTCGATCATGACTATGTACTTAAATCTGCCGAGCTTGCCAAGTCAGGAGGCTGCACACAGTTCCACCTGGAGTCCTCCAGAGGAGCCGATAAAAACAGCAGTTTCCTTTATCTCAAAGTCAAG GGACAAGTGGAATCAGAGATCGAAGCGCTTGGTTTTGACAGATTTGCCGTTTACAGACCAGG CGTTTTGTTGGTAGACAGGCAGGAGAGTCGACCTGCTGAGTGGCTCGCCAGGAAGTTCTTCTGTGCTCTGTCAACACTGGGTTCCAATTCCATGTCTGTTCCAATCCAAATGGTGGTCAAAGCCATGGTTTCAAACACTCTGCTGCAGCCCGAGAATAAGACAGAGATCCTGGAAAACAAAGACATCATTGGTTTGGGAAAGCCTGCAGAGAAATAA
- the htatip2 gene encoding oxidoreductase HTATIP2 isoform X1, which yields MSVIELLCDALRKALWFFSVIIVVVAVVLYHLEDPGSTKYDSMAEDMKTLEENFREENKSCFILGASGETGKLLLREVLERNIFSRVTLIGRRKLTFEEETYKNVVSSCPHIHLDEGIIFILCTISLSLQVQEVVDFEKLDDYAAAFQGHDVGYCCLGTTRAKVGADGFIRVDHDYVLKSAELAKSGGCTQFHLESSRGADKNSSFLYLKVKGQVESEIEALGFDRFAVYRPGVLLVDRQESRPAEWLARKFFCALSTLGSNSMSVPIQMVVKAMVSNTLLQPENKTEILENKDIIGLGKPAEK from the exons ATGTCTGTGATCGAATTACTGTGCGACGCTCTCAGAAAAGCTCTCTGGTTCTTTTCTGTCATTATTGTTGTCGTCGCAGTCGTTCTGTATCACCTCGAGGACCCTGGTTCCACTAAATACGACAG CATGGCAGAGGACATGAAGACCCTGGAGGAAAATTTcagggaggaaaacaaaagctgTTTCATCCTCGGTGCTTCTGGAGAGACGGGAAAGCTGCTGCTCCGAGAGGTGCTGGAGCGAAACATCTTCTCCAGGGTGACCCTCATCGGAAGGAGGAAGCTCACCTTTGAGGAGGAGACGTACAAAAACGTGGTAAGTAGTTGTCCTCATATCCATCTTGATGAAGGAATTATATTTATTCTTTGCACGATTTCTCTGTCTCTTCAGGTGCAGGAAGTGGTGGACTTTGAAAAGCTTGATGACTATGCTGCTGCCTTCCAGGGTCATGATGTAGGATATTGCTGCCTGGGAACCACCAGAGCCAAAGTCGGGGCT GACGGATTCATCCGTGTCGATCATGACTATGTACTTAAATCTGCCGAGCTTGCCAAGTCAGGAGGCTGCACACAGTTCCACCTGGAGTCCTCCAGAGGAGCCGATAAAAACAGCAGTTTCCTTTATCTCAAAGTCAAG GGACAAGTGGAATCAGAGATCGAAGCGCTTGGTTTTGACAGATTTGCCGTTTACAGACCAGG CGTTTTGTTGGTAGACAGGCAGGAGAGTCGACCTGCTGAGTGGCTCGCCAGGAAGTTCTTCTGTGCTCTGTCAACACTGGGTTCCAATTCCATGTCTGTTCCAATCCAAATGGTGGTCAAAGCCATGGTTTCAAACACTCTGCTGCAGCCCGAGAATAAGACAGAGATCCTGGAAAACAAAGACATCATTGGTTTGGGAAAGCCTGCAGAGAAATAA